GTTATAGAGGATATGTTAAAACTGAGAAAAGGAAACGGACCAGTGAGACTGTTGTAATCCAAATTCAGGTGCTCTAACCAAGACATATTGCCAATGGTCGATGGAACTACACCCACAAGATGGTTCGCACTAAGATCTATTCTTCGAAGCTTCAGGCAATTATGTAAAGTTGGAGGGATACTACCTTCCAATAGGTTGGATGACAATTGGAGTATTCTCAAGCGACGTAGGTGACTGATCTCATGAGGTAGAGAACCAATGAAGCTATTGTTGCGTAGATTAAGATAAACCAGGAAGGAGAGGTTACCAATATGAGGAGAAATTGTGCCCTGGAGACCCATGTAGGAAAGGTTCAAAGCAGTGACTCTTTGCCTGCGTCGGCTACATGAGACCCCAATCCAACTGCAAAAGTTTGTAGCAGTGGACCAGTTAGCAGCCAAGACAGTATTGTTTGGACCAGTATCTATCTTAGAACTGAAGGCAATGAGAGCAGATTGGTCGGTAAAGTTGGTGGAAGATTGGGCCAACTGAAACATGCATGTCTGCACAAACAGAAAACCCAAGAGCAGGAGATTAATGGATCTTCTTTTTATCAGCATCATGACTGTGCacaagagagaggaaaaaaaaaggtgtggaGAGAACAGTGGGTGTTGAGCGGCTTTTATGGTGGAAGTGATTCAagtgaatcatttttttttttttttttgtattgaatatatatttggtgTGAAATTGTCAACGTAAACGAAGAAAACAGCTCCTATGACGAGACTTTTAGGAAACATGACAAGAAACCAATGGCCAAGATGTGCTTGTAATGGCCCATATTATTGATTACAATTGTCTCTCGCACGCCAATGGAgacctccttttttttcttttttgtattgaatatatatttggtgTGAAGTTGTCAACATAACGAAGAAAACAGCTCCTATGACGAGACTTCTAGGAAACATGACAAGAAACAAATGGCCAAGATGTGCTTGTAATGGCCCATATTATTGATTACAATTGTCTCTCGCACGCCAAAGGAgacctcctccttttttttttNNNNNNNNNNNNNNNNNNNNNNNNNNNNNNNNNNNNNNNNNNNNNNNNNNNNNNNNNNNNNNNNNNNNNNNNNNNNNNNNNNNNNNNNNNNNNNNNNNNNttttatatttctttttaattttttattattttgttttttatttattttttaatagtattatttttttaatatgccaTGTGGCAAGTTGATGGCCTTAGGATCTTTCGGATCTCTAAGGAAAGATCCTAGCCATCAActagatcctctccagttcaaagtggactggagaggatccttgttctattttaaatgggttggagaatattttttcaaactggtttggaggaaatttatgtcctttcaAAAAAGCACATCCTTATCTGcgttttcaaatcaaaattttttaaaaacacaatctcaaacaattcattttctacaatttgatttaaaatagcATTTTTGGTCTGTAAAATCACAATGTCAAATGCACCATAATAATCATTAAGAGTACTAGCAACTAATATCCTAAACCTATTAATGTTATACCTAGGACTTATGTCATGTCCTCAAAGGTAGCTTAATCGTCTAGGGACCATGTTTTttgaagtgaaggtcactagttcaaatctctatTCCCTCTCTCGTGCATCCATATCAAAAAGGACTCATGTCCCCCTTTTATTTCCAAATAtgatatagtttttaaaattataattgatttaaaatttattagtaATCCACACACAAGGGATagatgtaatatttcccaaactaaaacttctaaggTGTTGTTTGTGACAAGATTGGAGTTTCACATATTTTACATCTAATAGTCTGGATATATGATAATGGTTCACCAATTACTAGAACCTAAATAATAAGTTGTCGTAAAATCCTTTAATCAATATTCATTTTTACTTTATAGTTGTTgagccattttttttcttttactggTATATGAGTTACACCAAGACGCGAGTATTTACCCTCCCAAATCTCCTCTCAAAGATGTTTTTGATACaagtaaatgttttattttttctctattctaaccttttttttttaaaaaaaaaaaaaacattttggtcAAGAGTAATAGATGATCCGATgtaatataattaaaactaaatgatGAGGGTGAGTTATATGTATGCATTGAGGATtacgagtaatgatataaggatgGCATTCTCTTAGAGTCCTGCTAAATGtgacatgacttttaaaattattattaaatttgagatgatcattattaaattttgatctatcggtaattttaaaagtcacatcacatttgagaagACTCTAGTCCTCCAAATCATTACTCGAGAATTACAGTATCTACTAAATTACCTATTCTAGCTAACATATTGATTGtcataattcaaaaaaaaaaaaaaaaaaaaaaaagacaaattgaaTGTTCACTTTGACCATATCTAATCAAATATTTCTAAAGcaaaataatgttaaatatgAAGCTTCTTAGTTCCATGTGGTATGATATAGATCTCCATGAGAAGcgaatgaggaaaaaaaaatgataaaaggcTCAAGATGAAGATGCTAGAAAATCCAGAGCCatttatttaaacataaaacataCAGCTTGTAagtaatttaacaaattaaaaggacAAAGTATGTAAACCCAGATCAAAGATCTCAGACACCGTTGATTATGTTTCCAAAAGTGccagtttgatttttttaagcttgaCAAGCACATCTTTGATATCGACTCTTTCATTTGGTAACTCTTCAATTAACCTTAAGCCTAATTCCATGATGGATGAAAGAATACTTTGCATGACACTTAaatctcttccattttctgaAATCAATAAACCTTCATCCACAACTTCCATCATTCTGTCAGGAAGTGATGCGTTTATCCATTGCTTCAAAGTCAACTCACCTACAAACATGTCGTCGGTAGGTTTCTTTCTTGTGATCATCTCCAATAATATTATACTATAGCTATAAATGTCACATTTGCTTGacacttttccttcaaaaccatACTCTATCTAGTGCAAAAGGCCTTAAAGTTAGtaattcaatttttctttttttaataaaaaagaaggaagctGTCCATGTatattagccaaaaaaaaaaaagtatatatatatatatatatatatatatatatatatgtgtgtgtgtgtgtgtgtgtgtgtgtgtgtgtgtgttttcacaaatatttataattatgcTATAAACAACTTTTGATAAGTCCATATATTTTATGTGTGTGTTCTCAATGGCCATAAAATGGGTATGAAGTGGGCATAAGATAAGACAAGGCAAACCATAATTGTGGTTGCATTTTAGAATTAATTCATATTAACCTAGTGAACTAGAAGCATATAgtgtaattgttttttatacaaatatttattttaacatacTTTTGAATAAACACCAATCGATGCATAAAAGGAATAAATAGGCAATTATTCATGGACTAAGCAATCATAGtttgtataatttttattgttactACATATTCATATGAATATAAGCCtatataaaattgaattatGAAAAATTGACTTGTATATTGGTATTCTTAAAACTAGCAACTATTGTTGATCTTGATATTAGCTACTATTAGATAGCCTCTTAGCAACAAAATAAGTAGAGTTGAATTCATGTACCTGGTACAATGTAGCCAAGTGTACCAAGAGTTTTGGTGTGTGTATCATCCTTGTTTTCAACTAAAATCTTTGCAATGCCAAAGTCTCCCACATGTGCAACCATGTCCTCATCTACCAGGATATTGGTAGGCTTCAAATCACAGTACACCACAGATTTTGATAGACTGTGGTGGAGATAGTCCAAAGCCAATGCAACATCGACCAAAATGTTTACTCTTTGAAGAAGATTCAAGCAATAATTATAGGAGTATAACCACCTTTCAAGGCTACCGTTCAAAATGTATTGCAGTACTATAGCTCTAAACTTGGGGTTGGAGCATGTACTGATGACCTTAACAAGATTCATATGTCGGATTGTCCGTAAGACCTTATATTCTGCATCGAAACTTTTGAAAGCACCCAACAATGGCAAATTTAGAACTTTAATAGCAACAGTTGTCCCATCAAACAACATCCCTTTGTACACAGAACCATAACCTCCAACTCCAAGTAAGTTGCTTTCACAAAAGTTGTTCGTCACTTGGCAAATCTCTTTATATGATATCATTCTATGCTCCAAtacaaaaaatgtattaaataaACTTGGAACCTGAATTTTACTTTCTCGATGTCTTCTCAACATATAAACCAATGCTAGACAAAGTATAATTGAAGCAATGCCaggaagaaaatatttgaaCAGACTCTGTTTCAACTTTGATCCTTTGGAGCTTGGGCTTGGACAAAGTGGGACTCCAAAAATTGGATTCCCACAAAGCGCTATGTTTCCTAAAAATGATTTAGCTGTGACGTTTGTAAAAAGCCCACCATATGGTATCTCTCCAGATAGGTTGTTAAAAGACACATTCAAATACTTGAGATATGGAAGTGCTTCAAGAGACTTAGGAATTATACCAAAGAGATTATAATATGAGAGGTTTAACACATCTAATCCTTTCAAGTCTCCAAAAGATTGTGGAATATCTCCGTGAAATGAGTTTCTTGACAAATCAAGATAACTTAGGCTTTCAAAAGCTCCAATAATGCTTGAAATGTTTCCAGTAATTTGGTTCCAAGATAAATCTATGTGTTCAATAACatctaattttttcatttttggagATAAATATCCACCAAGGGAATGGGATGATAggtccaaaaacaaaagattttcAAGGctccataaatttaatggtattgATGATTCTAGTCAATTAGAATTCAAGTATAGTTGTTTCAAAAGTTTGAGGTTCGAAATGTATTTTGGGATGGATCCAGAGATTTTGTTATTTGAGAGATATAACTCGCCCAAGTTCTTTAATTGACATATGTCTTCGAGAATGACTCCTTCAATTCTATTTCGATCAACATATAATCTTTGTAACCCATCCAATCCCCCAATTGTGGATGGTATGTTTCCAGTCAAATTGTTATTGCCCAAATAAAGTATGTTCAAGCCTTTTAAGGAACCTATAGTCATAGGAATATGACCTTTATTTGGGATCGATATGCATAAAAGCCTCTAAGGGTGGTTGAAAAGTTTCCAATGGACTCAGGAAGAGTAACATCCAAGGGATTTTTAGATATGCACAAAGCTTCCAAAAATCTGCAACTAGATAAAGATGAAAGGAAACTAAGCTCTTGATCTTCAGGCTCTCCTGTTAAGAGATTGTTACTCAAACTAAGTTTTTGGAGGTATTTTAAGTGTCCAAGACTTTTTGGAATTGGTCTTGAGAGTAAGTTTGTATCAAAATCTATTAGGGTGAGCTTggaacaatttgaaagaaatgatgGAATTGGACCACTAAATTTGTTTCGACCAATTAGCAAAGCTTCAAGATTAGGGCAAGAAAACCCAGTATTTGATGGAAAATTGCCAGATAGGGAATTAGTTACCAAGGAAATTCCTTGTAGAGAGGAAATGTTGAAAATGTTTTGGGGGATTGCTCCTATGAGataattgaattcaaaattcaatatcgACATATTTGGAAGACGCCATAAATCACTCGGAATGCTTCCTTTGATATTGTTACTCTCAATTCCAGAAAAAGATAACCATGACAAGTTACTTATGGAAGGAGCTATAATATCGGTGAAGTAGTTACCTCCAAGATATAGCAATTCAAGCTTTTCTAAACTcccaagctcgggctcggctcgcataagctcggctcgtgctcaactcgaatattaaatgaagcacttcatgaacacaaatcctagctcgaatattaaatgaagcaagctcggcttgactcggctaagctcgtgaacagctcgtataagctcgagtgtgtgtgtatatatatatatataaactaagtaatacataattaattataaatctcataattgttaaaaccttaaaattgcatttatatttaagcgttagaaaatgaaaaattctagacccttcgtgattaaagagagagagcaatcattaaaaagacctcgattcaattagagcatatCCAAACgtaaggaagaagaatcaagcagaaactattgaggaagattgcgaaaggcataaactattgaagaatcaaacagacccaaacactatcactacttgtctggtgagtgagagtgagagagtgggaaatgagagtttaagtggaagatccgttgtgactggtgaggcggattgagagagaaacattaaaaaaatattttttttgtaggaggtgttgtcccaatgcagtttgaatgcaacatgttaacttgtcccacattgttaagaaaacatcagtCTCCAAGTTtgtttatctataaaaggatgcatatcctctctttgaaaccaaatgccttgttgtattgactcaggctccatactcgactagtcaggctaagcaaatgcttaTATGCAAACTAatttcttaagccgtttaagagtacttgaagttaaaaaaaaaaattaaaaaacaaaaacattaaatataagagccagctcgcgagctggctcggctcgacttattattagctcgagctcgatttttttggctcgcccttaagctcgactcgagctcgagctcgagtaaaatttaaatgagccaagcttgaacaagggaagctcgctcaagctcggctcgtttacacccctaggaATACTCCCATCAAATTTATGGAAAGAAAGGGATAACTCTACAAGCTCTCTACAGTAATTCATTTGTAACGGGAGCCTACCGCTGAATTGGTTGCCCGAAAGATAAAGCCCTTCAAGTTTAGGAAAATGGCTGCAGAGATCTATTGGAAGTGTTCCTGTGATGTGATTATCTGTAACACCAATATGGGTTATAGAGGATATGTTAAAACTGAGAAAAGGAAACGGACCAGTGAGACAGTTGTAATCCAAATTCAGGTCCTCTAACCAAGGCATATTGCCAATGGTCAATGGAACTACACCCACGAGATGGTTTGCACTAAGAGCTATTCTTTGAAGCTTCAAGCAATTGTGTAAAGTTGGAGGGATACTACCTTCCAATAGGTTTGATGACAATTGTAGTATTCTCAAGCGACGTATGTGACTGATCTCATGAGGTAGAGAACCAAAGAAGCTATTGTTGCGTAGATTAAGATAAACCAGGAAGGAGAGGTTACCAATATGAGGAGAAATTGTGCCCTGGAGATCCATGTAGGAAAGGTTCAAAGCACTGACTCTTCGCCTGCGTCGGCTACATGAGACCCCAATCCAATTGCAAAAGTTTGTAGCAGTGGACCAGTTaagtaaaaataatatgaaGAGAAGAGATTTTTGGCCAAGATGCATTCTGCAGCTTTATCATTGAACTTCATCACAATTTGCTTTTACCCATCCCATCTCCGGGGCTCTCTAGCATGCAGTTACTTCCTCCGTTAGTGAAGGCTGGACCTGctctcctttttctttggcCAAGTTGAACACTAGCATGGACTTATTTGTCTGCTGCAAAATTACTCTCGGATGAGAAAAAAAACCCCCCATGTATTAAATCGTTTCTTCCCAGCCATATATGTCTAGCCATTCCATAGAATTGTTTGAGTTCCTCTTGGTCACATCTCTCAAACAGACACTCCCATCAACTGCATAAATCCAGGTCCCCTAAACGAGCATTTTTGGAGTCTTGCATTCCCCAACGACCATACATCCATCGCCGAAGCACACTGCCATAAGATATGGAGACCGATCTCCACCTCTAAACCACTTACCTGGCAAAGAGAATCCAAGAGAACTTTTCTTTTGTGAAGATTGTCCCGAGTCGGAAGGATATTATGACAAACCCGCCACAAAAAGTTTTTCTCCACATTAGGCACGGGCAACCCATAACCGCTTCCAAAATTCACTGCCGCCGTTAGAGGATGACCCAAGTATTGCCACTGTCCGAATTTTCACCTCCTTTAGCATGTGATATGCACTCTTTACCGAGAAAACACGGTTCTTAGTACCCCTCCATATCAGAATGTCCTTTTGATTGGTAGAGCTTAGAGGAATTTCTTTAATCTTTTGTACCTTCTCACTAGAAAAAAGGGACTCCGAAAGAGGAATATTCCACCACTTGGAGTTTATATCAATAAGGTTACAAACCTTTGCTTCTGGGTCCAAAAAGGCTGGTGGGGAAACAATTTTGAAAGTAGATGGGTTCGGAAACCACGTATCCTTCCAAATCCGAGCCGTGCAACCATTACCCACTCTCCACACCAACCCTTCCTTAAGTAGGTCACAAGAGCCTTGAATGCTTCTCTATGCAAAAGAGGGTCGCCTTCCAACATTTGCCTCCAAAATAGAACATCCCAGATAATATTTCACTTTCATAATCCGAGCAACTAGGTTGTCCGGTTGGGGCCAAAGCCTCCAACTTTGTTTTGCCAGAAGAGCCttattaaaatttgtaaaatcgCAAAACCCCATCCCCCCGGCCTCTTTTGACAAGCCCAGAcgctcccaactcatccaattcACCCGAGATTTATTCTATTTTtggccccaccaaaatttaCACATTTAGGAATTTATCTCCTTACATAGAGCCCGTGGTAGAAGAAAAACGTTCATACAATAGGTAGGGATCGCTTGAACCACTGCCTTAAGAAGGATTTCCTTACCGGCCTAAGATAAAAATTTCAGCTTCCAATCCTGAAGCCTTTTCCATACTCTATTAGTGATACCCTTGAAAGCTACCATTCGAGATTTTCCAACCAAGGCTGGAAGTCCCAGATAAGTATCATACCATTGAGTGGATGGAATGCCCGAAGCCTCCAGAATTGCCTCCTTATCCTCCGAAGAAGTATTCTTGCTAAAAAATATTGAGGTCTTATTAGAATTGAGTCGTTGGCCCGAAGCAATTTTATAGAGCTGCAAAACATTTGTAAGATAATCCAATTGAGCTAAATTAGCTCTACAAAAAAGGAGACTTTCATCCGCAAAAAATAAGTGACTGATTCGAGGACCCCGCTTTGATGTAGGAACTCCCGTCAATGTTCCATCCTCATTTGTTTTTGCCAACAATGCCCCCAAAGCCTCTAcacaaataagaaaaaggtATGGAGAGATAGGATCCCCTTGCCTCAGTCCCCCCTGCGGTTTTATTTGGCCACACGGTTTCCCATTTACCACATCAGCATATTGAACTGAAGTTACACACATCATTATGAGATTTATCCACCATGAGTCAAACCCCAATCATCTCATGACCGCCTCAAGGAAACACCACCCTACCCTATCATAGGCTCTACTCATGTCTAATTTTACCGTTATAAACCATTTCTTCCCCTTCATCATAGTGTGCATAGTATGGAGTGTCTCATATGCCGCAAGCACATTATCAATAATCAATCTCCCTGGAACAAAAGCACGTTGTACAGGAGAAATAATGTGAGGCAAgattttcttcaatctattCGCAAGTACTTTCGAAATCAGCTTATATACAACATTGAAGAGACTGATATGCCTATAATCAGACACACTAATGGGATTTTTCACCTTCAAAATAAGAGCAATATGAGTCATATTTAAAAATTCAGGCATTATACTAGAATTGAGCGACCGAATAATTGCTTTGCATATATCCTCTCCCACTATATTccaatttttctgaaaaaaatcTGCAAGGAACCCGTCAGGACTCGGGGCTTTTAAGGACTCCATATATTATGAAGTGCGAACTGCACCTCCTCCACTGTAAAAGGCTGTAGCAgttaggggtgaaatagcggttgcggttagcgattagtggctaaaaccgctaaccgcaaccgcctaggcggttagtaaattttactaaccgcctccgctaaccgggtagcggttaaccgcctaggcggttcaccgcccggttagcggttaaccgctttggaataaccgctttttttctaaccgcttttttgggcttttttctttggaccgattttgggcCGGGTTTGGACCGGGTTTGGGCTGGTTTTGGgctcattttaaacatttttttttctcatttttaaaaaaaaaaatttccctttccattgccattttagcattaaaaattgctatataccaaaatcttgttggccaccttctacaaatctacacatcatataatatacaaataaaattacaacaaaatcatcacttcacttgtagtcttatacataaactcacaagcaagttcataaactcacacatagaaataaaataaaacacaaacaaattcataaactcacaagcaaccaaaaaaaccaacatatatggttaaacttgaagcttgaggctcatttcaatcaaccaaaaaaagttcataaactcacaacttattgttattatatatatataatatataaatatatattatatttaaaaaaaagcggttagcgggtagcggttagcggttagcggatttccaaaacccactaaccgctaaccgcaaccgcctaggcggttagcggtttttactaaccgctttcaaagcggttaggcggttaggcggttagcggttaacggttataacggttagcggttagcggttgcggttaggcggttttaaatttcacccctagtaCTAGCAGTGAACTGTTCATAGCCGTAGTAACTCGACAATTCAACGATTGTAAGCATAACATCATATTTTCTGCGATCATTTGCACACGCATGATAGAATTTCGTGTTCCGATCCCCGCTCCATAACCAGATAATTTTTGCTCTCTGCCGCCGGTTGAGATCGGATTTTTCCAGCAAAAGCTCCCACTCATGTTGAACAATTTTTGTCTCTTCACCCTACTCTTTCATTTTCACTTCCCTGCAAGATGAGAAGTCTTCTCTGTAGTTGGGTTATATTCCCCTAAATGGCTCCATCACGTCCCTACTGCCACTTCACAAAAGCATCTTTGCATCTGGATAAATTGGAGCCGATCATCCGCCACCCAT
This window of the Corylus avellana chromosome ca5, CavTom2PMs-1.0 genome carries:
- the LOC132181922 gene encoding probable LRR receptor-like serine/threonine-protein kinase At3g47570 is translated as MKKLDVIEHIDLSWNQITGNISSIIGAFESLSYLDLSRNSFHGDIPQSFGDLKGLDVLNLSYYNLFGIIPKSLEALPYLKYLNVSFNNLSGEIPYGGLFTNVTAKSFLGNIALCGNPIFGVPLCPSPSSKGSKLKQSLFKYFLPGIASIILCLALVYMLRRHRESKIQVPSLFNTFFVLEHRMISYKEICQVTNNFCESNLLGVGGYGSVYKGMLFDGTTVAIKVLNLPLLGAFKSFDAEYKVLRTIRHMNLVKVISTCSNPKFRAIVLQYILNGSLERWLYSYNYCLNLLQRVNILVDVALALDYLHHSLSKSVVYCDLKPTNILVDEDMVAHVGDFGIAKILVENKDDTHTKTLGTLGYIVPGT